In the genome of Candidatus Hydrogenedentota bacterium, one region contains:
- the ybeY gene encoding rRNA maturation RNase YbeY, whose amino-acid sequence MKVNLAVQRNSTRKRLYRRDALERLAEKICMGEGVDAAEVEVSVLFCDDAEIKALNKAYRGKNKATDVLSFEQESGPVPGVRVLGDIVISLETVEDRGEGGIEAMRADVRLLFCHGMLHLLGYDHATAAERRCMTEKQALYLGVNYDAAWRMDP is encoded by the coding sequence ATGAAGGTGAACCTCGCCGTCCAGCGGAACTCCACGCGCAAGCGCCTGTATCGCAGGGATGCGCTGGAGCGCCTGGCCGAGAAGATTTGCATGGGTGAAGGCGTGGACGCCGCCGAAGTGGAAGTCAGTGTGCTCTTCTGCGACGACGCGGAAATCAAGGCCCTCAACAAGGCCTACCGCGGAAAGAACAAGGCGACCGACGTCCTCTCTTTCGAGCAGGAAAGCGGCCCGGTACCTGGTGTGCGGGTGCTGGGCGATATTGTGATATCCCTCGAAACGGTGGAAGACCGGGGTGAAGGCGGCATTGAGGCCATGCGGGCCGATGTACGGCTGCTGTTCTGCCACGGGATGCTGCATTTGCTGGGATATGACCATGCCACCGCCGCCGAGCGCCGGTGCATGACGGAGAAACAGGCCCTCTATCTGGGCGTAAATTACGATGCCGCATGGCGGATGGACCCGTAA
- a CDS encoding HlyC/CorC family transporter has protein sequence MSTTIIVFLLGIALSAFFAGYQTGFAGVNRIRIRHMADEEKNRRAQRLNAYLKRPARMMALVLVGTNLALVAGTMALTIEAGPLWSMAIATPLFLMFGEVAPKSIFRIHPTRLALQLLPVMRFFDVVLAPVVLPFTWFSGRLSRLADGLREGEAVIMSTAEDMRVLVDEGADRGAIMEEEKEMIHSVMDLQSRQVREIMVPRINIVALPETAGRAELIAKLVESGYTRLPIYRDSIDNVIGVINAFDVLRAKHHDDGIAGFVREVLHVPDSMKLDDLLEKMRETGQPIAVVTDEYGGTDGLITQEDVLEEIFGEFHDEYDKAETRIREISPGAFVIDAQLELAVAAEKMGAEINDTEVETVGGWVTHTVGRIPLIGEVINHPPFRITILEGKANRITRVRVDIKQDSGGDA, from the coding sequence ATGAGCACGACGATCATCGTTTTCCTGCTGGGAATCGCCCTGAGCGCTTTTTTTGCCGGCTATCAAACCGGATTCGCCGGGGTAAACCGCATCCGCATCCGCCATATGGCCGACGAAGAGAAAAACCGCCGCGCCCAGCGCCTCAACGCCTACCTGAAACGCCCCGCGCGGATGATGGCCCTGGTGCTCGTGGGCACCAACCTGGCCCTCGTGGCGGGCACCATGGCCCTCACCATTGAGGCGGGCCCGCTCTGGAGCATGGCCATCGCCACGCCCCTTTTCCTCATGTTTGGCGAAGTGGCCCCCAAGAGTATTTTCCGAATCCACCCCACCCGGCTTGCCCTGCAACTGCTTCCGGTCATGCGTTTCTTTGATGTCGTGCTGGCGCCGGTGGTCCTGCCCTTCACCTGGTTCTCCGGGCGCCTGTCCCGGCTGGCCGATGGCCTCCGCGAAGGCGAGGCCGTGATCATGAGCACCGCGGAGGACATGCGGGTGCTCGTGGACGAGGGCGCGGATCGCGGCGCGATCATGGAAGAAGAAAAGGAAATGATCCACTCGGTCATGGACCTCCAGTCGCGCCAGGTTCGGGAAATTATGGTGCCCCGAATCAACATCGTCGCCCTCCCCGAAACCGCCGGTCGGGCCGAACTCATCGCGAAGCTGGTGGAAAGCGGCTACACGCGCCTGCCCATCTACCGGGACTCCATCGATAATGTGATCGGGGTTATCAATGCCTTCGACGTGCTCCGGGCCAAACATCACGACGACGGCATCGCGGGCTTTGTGCGCGAAGTGCTCCACGTGCCCGATTCCATGAAACTGGATGACCTGCTGGAGAAGATGCGCGAGACGGGCCAGCCCATCGCCGTGGTGACCGATGAGTATGGCGGCACGGACGGACTGATTACGCAGGAAGACGTGCTGGAAGAGATCTTTGGCGAATTTCACGACGAGTACGACAAGGCGGAGACGCGCATTCGCGAAATCAGCCCCGGCGCATTCGTGATCGACGCCCAGTTGGAACTGGCCGTCGCCGCGGAAAAGATGGGCGCCGAAATCAACGACACCGAAGTGGAAACCGTGGGCGGCTGGGTCACCCACACCGTCGGACGCATCCCCCTGATCGGCGAGGTCATCAACCATCCGCCATTCCGGATTACCATTCTGGAAGGCAAGGCCAACCGGATTACCCGCGTGCGCGTCGATATCAAGCAGGATAGTGGCGGCGACGCATAG
- a CDS encoding DUF502 domain-containing protein, with amino-acid sequence MKKEPEFSSLSSFARAYVRQMQRYVTTGVMVWVPLFITIWVSWIFISKITQAIEFSMGHVEGYVNRIGSRVPSLSFLEHFRLDSPIASMGVGILLAVLLFLCTGFLTRYLIGRKIIAIGETIVGKIPLISRVYLAVQQIRDVLVNREGTVFQQVVLIEYPRPDHYHVGFVTSNDQGPVQIASGGKKLCAVFVPTVPSPTNGFLVYLAPEKLMPIDMSSEDAMKLVVSCGAYMPGMPSAVDVIAAPNT; translated from the coding sequence ATGAAGAAAGAGCCGGAGTTCAGCAGTCTTTCCAGTTTTGCGCGGGCCTATGTCCGCCAGATGCAGCGCTATGTGACCACGGGTGTCATGGTGTGGGTACCCCTCTTCATCACCATCTGGGTCTCCTGGATCTTCATCTCCAAGATCACCCAGGCTATCGAATTCTCCATGGGCCATGTCGAAGGCTATGTGAACCGGATCGGCTCCCGTGTGCCGTCCCTGAGCTTTCTGGAGCACTTTCGCCTGGACTCGCCCATTGCCTCCATGGGGGTGGGGATCCTCCTGGCCGTTCTGCTGTTCCTCTGCACAGGCTTCCTCACACGCTACCTCATCGGGCGCAAGATTATTGCCATCGGCGAAACCATCGTCGGGAAAATCCCGCTGATCAGCCGGGTTTACCTGGCCGTCCAGCAGATCCGCGACGTGCTGGTGAATCGCGAGGGCACCGTGTTTCAGCAGGTGGTCCTCATCGAGTATCCCCGCCCCGACCACTACCACGTGGGCTTTGTCACCTCCAACGATCAGGGCCCCGTTCAGATCGCCTCCGGCGGCAAGAAACTCTGCGCCGTCTTCGTCCCCACCGTCCCCAGCCCCACCAACGGCTTTCTCGTCTATCTTGCGCCTGAAAAGCTCATGCCCATCGACATGAGCTCGGAAGACGCCATGAAACTCGTGGTCTCCTGCGGGGCCTACATGCCGGGCATGCCCAGCGCCGTGGACGTGATTGCCGCTCCAAACACCTGA
- a CDS encoding HlyC/CorC family transporter, with the protein MEDGSSGSGTWRKSLLVAAAWVGLALVLSGVGQGPEIADRPPIPLSGGLVGWMDASGLPAMGALALGLLCLSAFFSACEIAYFSLSPARIRALREDESVLNQLVGRLMLRPHELLTSVLMGNSIAKVLLSIVLVQPVLLATGQFLVQPFHYVAAAAVCTLFLAFFGDVVPKLAVVRNSEGFARGAALPLHLACVLLVPLRVAVVWLVGLLFRVTGFSRVQPAPFMTDADFASILSEGEATGAIEKEEAEMIQGILNVNDVMLWEILVPRPDIVALNDEATVAEALELICTHEFSRMPAYRENLDNIVGILYAKDLLSLVDRGELGAPIKPLLRKANYVPETMTVLEFMKSVQHLRSHLAIVVDEYGGTEGLVTLQDALREVVGELEDDWRDEPPLYTQVRQNVYQVDGSLPLDELEALTGVPVNDDEHTTVAGFLMEQSDKVLEVGDRIEHEGVRYTVEEVDGKRVARLKIQILQSPATQEEARG; encoded by the coding sequence TTGGAAGATGGCAGTAGTGGTTCTGGAACGTGGCGGAAAAGCCTGCTGGTTGCGGCGGCCTGGGTCGGTCTCGCCCTCGTATTGAGCGGCGTGGGACAGGGACCGGAGATCGCGGATCGCCCGCCGATTCCCCTTTCGGGCGGGCTCGTCGGCTGGATGGACGCCTCCGGGCTCCCGGCCATGGGGGCCCTCGCCCTGGGGCTCCTGTGTCTGTCCGCTTTCTTTTCCGCCTGTGAAATCGCCTATTTTTCGCTCAGCCCCGCGCGCATCCGCGCGCTGCGCGAAGACGAGAGCGTGCTCAATCAGTTGGTGGGTCGGCTCATGCTCCGGCCCCACGAGCTCCTCACCTCCGTGCTCATGGGCAATTCCATCGCCAAGGTCCTCCTCAGCATCGTACTGGTCCAGCCCGTGCTGCTGGCCACGGGCCAGTTTCTGGTCCAGCCCTTTCACTACGTGGCCGCCGCCGCCGTTTGCACCCTGTTTCTGGCCTTCTTCGGCGATGTGGTGCCCAAGCTGGCCGTGGTCCGCAACAGCGAAGGCTTCGCCCGCGGCGCGGCGCTCCCGCTCCACCTGGCCTGCGTCCTGCTCGTGCCCCTGCGCGTGGCCGTCGTCTGGCTCGTGGGGCTCCTCTTCCGCGTCACAGGCTTCAGCCGCGTGCAACCGGCCCCCTTCATGACCGACGCCGATTTTGCCTCCATCCTCTCCGAGGGCGAGGCCACCGGCGCCATCGAAAAGGAGGAGGCCGAAATGATCCAGGGCATCCTCAATGTGAACGATGTCATGCTCTGGGAGATCCTCGTGCCCCGGCCCGATATCGTGGCCCTGAACGACGAGGCCACGGTGGCCGAAGCCCTGGAACTGATCTGCACCCACGAGTTTTCCCGCATGCCGGCCTACCGTGAGAATCTGGACAACATCGTGGGCATCCTCTATGCCAAGGACCTCCTTTCCCTCGTGGATCGGGGCGAACTCGGCGCGCCCATCAAACCCCTGCTGCGCAAGGCCAACTATGTGCCTGAAACCATGACCGTGCTGGAATTCATGAAATCGGTTCAGCACCTCCGTTCCCACCTCGCCATCGTCGTGGACGAATACGGCGGCACCGAGGGCCTGGTGACCCTTCAGGACGCCCTCCGCGAGGTCGTGGGCGAGCTGGAAGACGACTGGCGCGACGAACCGCCCCTCTACACCCAGGTGCGGCAGAACGTCTACCAGGTGGACGGCAGTCTGCCGCTGGATGAACTGGAGGCCCTCACGGGCGTACCCGTGAACGATGACGAGCACACGACCGTGGCCGGATTCCTCATGGAACAGAGCGACAAGGTGCTGGAAGTGGGCGATCGCATCGAACACGAAGGCGTGCGCTATACCGTGGAGGAAGTGGACGGCAAACGGGTCGCCCGGCTGAAGATTCAGATCCTGCAGAGCCCCGCAACCCAGGAAGAGGCCCGGGGATGA